The proteins below are encoded in one region of Micromonospora pisi:
- a CDS encoding RyR domain-containing protein: MPGRNLGEPPRAPTMDVLRLIFALIGVASLVLGYLGLDDFLKGNAHPLDLLYYDLQLFVLGSPPLDDGGTFPVPLEIARFTAPAVTLYAFIEAGRLVFATELRRLRVRQARNHVIVCGDGMIANTLARRLRSDGERVVTVPSGAVPTTPGARRVARAARDPDLLGAAGVGRARALYACTDDSAANTAIALAAARHGRHGQRSPLSVYAEVADPELCLALQARHLGLTGQPGARVDFFHIDDLAARKLLTQEPPVPVHDRPPRVVVLGATAFGRSVLVELARRWRVRDPQDERPIPLALVDGDANQAREQLTQRFPFLDRVCRITAYDGDLATFLSAGGFPLPPDRVFICYDDEQRALKTALTAEQLWHGEPGSVVVRLDRLANLRDAFGGPGERLLDDLSGTLRLYGVVRAACDPELIGDDLARVIHESYVAARHRRGERPEETPALVPWERLPETLRVANRAQAEDFGSKLRELGCALSPRVGPGEEYTLAEPEIERLAVLEHERWVRERTANGWRYGEPRDDARRLHPAIGPWESLGAEMRARNHDAIREMPVILADAGFRIVRVRHA; encoded by the coding sequence GTGCCCGGCAGGAATCTCGGCGAGCCGCCACGTGCGCCGACCATGGACGTGTTACGCCTGATCTTCGCGCTGATCGGGGTCGCGTCGCTGGTGCTCGGTTATCTCGGCCTCGACGATTTCCTCAAGGGGAACGCGCACCCGCTGGACCTGCTCTACTACGACCTCCAGCTCTTCGTCCTCGGCTCACCGCCGCTGGACGACGGCGGCACCTTCCCGGTGCCGTTGGAGATCGCCCGGTTCACCGCCCCCGCCGTCACCCTGTACGCGTTCATCGAGGCCGGCCGGTTGGTCTTCGCGACCGAACTGCGCCGGCTCCGGGTACGGCAGGCGCGTAACCACGTGATCGTCTGCGGTGACGGCATGATCGCCAACACCCTCGCCCGCCGACTCCGCTCCGACGGCGAACGGGTGGTGACGGTCCCTTCGGGGGCGGTGCCGACGACGCCGGGTGCCCGCCGGGTCGCCCGTGCGGCCCGGGACCCGGACCTGCTCGGAGCCGCCGGGGTGGGCCGGGCACGGGCTCTCTACGCCTGCACCGACGACAGTGCCGCGAACACCGCGATCGCCCTCGCCGCCGCCCGCCACGGCCGGCACGGCCAGCGCAGCCCGCTCTCGGTCTACGCCGAGGTCGCCGACCCGGAACTCTGCCTCGCGCTCCAGGCCCGGCACCTCGGCCTGACCGGCCAGCCCGGGGCGCGGGTGGACTTCTTCCACATCGACGACCTGGCCGCACGGAAGCTGCTCACCCAGGAGCCGCCGGTCCCGGTCCACGATCGACCACCCCGGGTGGTGGTGCTCGGTGCCACCGCGTTCGGCCGCTCCGTGCTGGTTGAACTGGCCCGGCGCTGGCGGGTCCGCGACCCGCAGGACGAGCGGCCGATTCCGCTCGCCCTGGTCGACGGGGACGCCAACCAGGCCCGGGAACAGCTCACCCAGCGCTTTCCCTTCCTGGACCGGGTCTGCCGGATCACCGCCTACGACGGCGACCTGGCCACCTTCCTGTCCGCCGGTGGTTTCCCGCTGCCGCCGGACCGGGTCTTCATCTGCTACGACGACGAGCAGCGGGCGTTGAAGACGGCGCTCACCGCCGAGCAGTTGTGGCACGGCGAGCCCGGCTCGGTGGTGGTCCGGCTGGACCGGCTGGCGAACCTCCGGGACGCCTTCGGCGGCCCCGGCGAGCGGCTGCTCGACGACCTCTCCGGCACCCTGCGCCTGTACGGCGTGGTCCGCGCCGCCTGCGACCCGGAACTGATCGGGGACGACCTGGCCCGGGTGATCCACGAGAGTTACGTCGCGGCCCGGCATCGGCGCGGCGAGCGCCCGGAGGAGACGCCCGCGCTGGTGCCGTGGGAGCGGTTGCCCGAGACGCTGCGGGTCGCCAACCGTGCCCAGGCCGAGGATTTCGGCAGCAAGCTGCGGGAACTCGGCTGTGCCCTCTCCCCCCGGGTGGGGCCGGGTGAGGAGTACACCCTGGCCGAGCCGGAGATAGAACGGCTGGCGGTGCTGGAACACGAGCGCTGGGTGCGGGAGCGGACCGCCAACGGCTGGCGGTACGGTGAGCCCCGCGACGACGCCCGGCGGCTGCATCCGGCGATCGGACCATGGGAGAGCCTCGGGGCGGAGATGCGCGCACGCAACCACGACGCGATCAGGGAGATGCCGGTCATCCTGGCCGATGCCGGCTTCCGGATCGTCCGGGTACGGCACGCGTGA
- a CDS encoding aconitate hydratase, producing the protein MKEYDVASLDTFGAKSQLRVGDASYEIFRINKVAGQERLPYSLKILLENLLRTEDGANITADHIRQLGGWDPDADPSVEIQFTPARVLMQDFTGVPCVVDLATMREAVRDLGGDPTRVNPLAPAELVIDHSVIADLFGREDAFARNVELEYERNRERYQFLRWGQTAFNEFKVVPPGTGIVHQVNIEYLARTIMERNGQAYPDTVVGTDSHTTMVNGLGVLGWGVGGIEAEAAMLGQPVSMLIPRVVGFKLSGEAPTGTTATDLVLTITEMLRKHGVVGKFVEFYGPGVSAVPLANRATIGNMSPEYGSTVAIFPIDAETIRYLQLTGRTEQQVALVEAYAKEQGLWHEPDAEPNYSERLELDLSTIEPSLAGPKRPQDRVPLGNAKTLFRSALINYVGDDNPVAHGPADEASEESFPASDSPANGINDPDDAPVDLVSAATGAKGRASAPIRVTGDDGTEFELDHGAVVIAAITSCTNTSNPQVMIGAALLARNAVDRGLSRKPWVKTTLAPGSKVVMDYYERAGLTPYLEKLGFHLVGYGCTTCIGNSGPLPEAVSAAVNERDLSVVSVLSGNRNFEGRINPDIKMNYLASPPLVVAYALAGTMDIDLANEPIDLGSDGQPVYLRDIWPSSTEIEEVIANAVRSEMFTADYADVFAGDERWQSLPTPTGDTFAWAGDSTYVRKPPYFEGMAREPQPVDDITNARVLAKLGDSVTTDHISPAGSIKADSPAGKYLAEHGVARHEFNSYGSRRGNHEVMIRGTFANIRLRNQLVPGVEGGFTVNHLTGDQTSIFDASVAYQEAGVPLVILAGKEYGSGSSRDWAAKGTMLLGVRAVVAESYERIHRSNLIGMGVLPLQYPVDVTAETLGLTGTETFTITGVTALNNGEVPRTVRVSTDTGIEFDAVVRIDTPGEADYYRHGGILQYVLRRMIAS; encoded by the coding sequence GTGAAGGAGTACGACGTGGCGAGCCTCGACACCTTCGGTGCGAAGAGCCAGCTACGCGTCGGAGACGCGAGCTACGAGATTTTCAGGATCAACAAGGTGGCCGGGCAGGAGCGCCTGCCGTACAGCCTCAAGATCCTGCTGGAGAACCTGCTCCGCACCGAGGACGGCGCGAACATCACCGCCGACCACATCCGCCAGCTCGGCGGCTGGGACCCGGACGCGGACCCGAGCGTGGAAATCCAGTTCACCCCCGCCCGGGTGCTGATGCAGGACTTCACCGGGGTGCCGTGCGTCGTCGACCTCGCCACCATGCGTGAGGCGGTCCGCGACCTCGGCGGCGACCCGACCCGGGTCAACCCGCTGGCCCCGGCCGAACTCGTCATCGACCACTCGGTCATCGCCGACCTGTTCGGACGCGAGGACGCCTTCGCCCGCAACGTCGAGCTGGAGTACGAGCGCAACAGGGAGCGCTACCAGTTCCTGCGCTGGGGCCAGACCGCGTTCAACGAGTTCAAGGTCGTGCCGCCGGGCACCGGCATCGTGCACCAGGTCAACATCGAGTACCTGGCCCGTACGATCATGGAGCGCAACGGCCAGGCGTACCCGGACACCGTGGTCGGCACCGACTCGCACACCACCATGGTCAACGGTCTCGGCGTACTCGGCTGGGGCGTCGGCGGCATCGAGGCCGAGGCGGCCATGCTCGGCCAGCCCGTCAGCATGCTCATCCCCCGGGTCGTCGGCTTCAAGCTCTCCGGCGAGGCGCCGACCGGCACCACCGCCACCGACCTGGTGCTCACCATCACCGAGATGCTGCGCAAGCACGGGGTGGTCGGCAAGTTCGTCGAGTTCTACGGACCCGGCGTGAGCGCGGTGCCACTGGCCAACCGGGCCACCATCGGCAACATGTCCCCGGAGTACGGCTCCACCGTCGCCATCTTCCCGATCGACGCCGAGACGATCCGCTACCTCCAGCTCACCGGCCGCACCGAGCAGCAGGTGGCGCTGGTCGAGGCGTACGCCAAGGAGCAGGGCCTCTGGCACGAGCCGGACGCCGAGCCGAACTACTCCGAGCGACTCGAACTCGACCTGTCGACGATCGAACCGTCGTTGGCCGGGCCGAAGCGCCCGCAGGACCGGGTGCCGCTGGGCAACGCCAAGACGCTCTTCCGCTCCGCGCTGATCAACTATGTCGGCGACGACAACCCGGTCGCGCACGGCCCGGCCGACGAGGCGAGCGAGGAGTCCTTCCCGGCCAGCGACTCGCCGGCCAACGGGATCAACGACCCCGACGACGCTCCGGTCGACCTGGTCTCCGCCGCCACCGGCGCGAAGGGACGGGCCAGCGCCCCGATCCGGGTCACCGGCGACGACGGCACCGAGTTCGAACTCGACCACGGCGCCGTGGTGATCGCCGCCATCACCTCCTGCACCAACACCTCCAACCCGCAGGTGATGATCGGCGCGGCCCTGCTCGCCCGCAACGCGGTCGACCGTGGCCTGTCCCGCAAGCCGTGGGTGAAGACCACCCTGGCACCGGGCTCGAAGGTGGTCATGGACTACTACGAGCGCGCCGGCCTCACCCCGTACCTGGAGAAGCTCGGCTTCCACCTGGTTGGCTACGGCTGCACCACCTGCATCGGCAACTCCGGCCCGCTGCCCGAGGCGGTCTCCGCCGCGGTCAACGAGCGTGACCTGTCGGTGGTCTCGGTCCTCTCTGGCAACCGGAACTTCGAGGGCCGGATCAACCCCGACATCAAGATGAACTACCTCGCCTCGCCGCCGCTGGTGGTGGCGTACGCGCTGGCCGGCACGATGGACATCGACCTGGCCAACGAGCCGATCGACCTCGGCTCCGACGGCCAGCCGGTCTACCTGCGCGACATCTGGCCCAGCTCGACGGAGATCGAGGAGGTCATCGCCAACGCGGTCCGCAGCGAGATGTTCACCGCCGACTACGCCGACGTCTTCGCCGGTGACGAACGCTGGCAGTCGCTGCCGACGCCGACCGGTGACACCTTCGCCTGGGCCGGTGACTCGACCTACGTACGCAAGCCCCCGTACTTCGAGGGCATGGCGCGCGAGCCGCAGCCGGTCGACGACATCACCAACGCACGGGTGCTGGCCAAGCTCGGTGACTCGGTCACCACCGACCACATCTCGCCGGCCGGCTCGATCAAGGCCGACTCCCCCGCCGGTAAGTACCTGGCGGAGCACGGCGTGGCCCGCCACGAGTTCAACTCGTACGGCTCCCGCCGGGGCAACCACGAGGTCATGATCCGGGGCACCTTCGCCAACATCCGGCTGCGCAACCAGCTCGTGCCCGGGGTCGAGGGCGGCTTCACGGTCAACCACCTGACCGGGGACCAGACCTCGATCTTCGACGCCTCGGTCGCGTACCAGGAGGCGGGCGTACCGCTGGTGATCCTGGCCGGCAAGGAGTACGGCTCCGGCTCGTCGCGGGACTGGGCGGCGAAGGGCACCATGCTGCTCGGCGTACGGGCGGTCGTGGCCGAGTCGTACGAGCGGATCCACCGCTCGAACCTGATCGGCATGGGTGTGCTGCCGTTGCAGTACCCGGTCGACGTGACCGCGGAGACCCTCGGGCTCACCGGCACCGAGACGTTCACCATCACCGGCGTGACCGCGCTCAACAACGGCGAGGTTCCGCGTACGGTGCGGGTCAGCACCGACACCGGGATCGAGTTCGACGCGGTGGTCCGGATCGACACCCCCGGCGAGGCGGACTACTACCGCCACGGCGGCATCCTGCAGTACGTCCTGCGCCGGATGATCGCCAGCTGA
- a CDS encoding aminopeptidase P family protein: MGDEQNENTPETTRVESHDPDFPEKFLAFMREGWRDAALAVNPRPEVPNYAKRRAALSAAFAGETLVIPTGVEKVRANDTDYPFRPGSDFAYLTGDHDPESVLVLRPNGSGHEATLYTQPRNSKESDEFFRSRNGELWVGRRHTLAEKSTELGVETAPLTELGAALADCAPGRTRVLRGLDPSVDAAVRPYDTSAATGAKPAAGLGRDRELAAVISELKLVKDEWEIAQLQEAIDATVRGFEDVARVLPADRPVAERLLEGIFALRARHDGNDVGYSSIVGAGEHATILHWIRNTGATRPGDLLLMDMGVEGRNLYTADVTRVVPVSGTFSPLQRQVYDIVYASQQAGIEFIRPGVSFKDVHRTCMQVLAEGLSELGLLPVSVDEAMDDSSTIYRRWSLHGFGHMLGIDVHDCANARKEHYRGGTLDEGYVLTVEPGLYFQPEDELVPAELRGVGIRIEDDVLVTPAGAVNLSAGLPRQADEVETWLAAQREAGHRLPG, translated from the coding sequence ATGGGTGACGAACAGAACGAGAACACGCCGGAAACGACACGTGTCGAGTCGCACGACCCCGACTTCCCCGAGAAGTTCCTCGCCTTCATGCGGGAGGGCTGGCGTGACGCGGCCCTGGCGGTGAACCCCCGTCCCGAGGTCCCGAACTACGCCAAGCGGCGGGCCGCCCTCTCCGCCGCGTTCGCCGGCGAGACCCTGGTGATCCCGACCGGTGTCGAGAAGGTGCGGGCGAACGACACCGACTACCCGTTCCGGCCGGGCAGCGACTTCGCGTACCTCACCGGTGACCACGACCCGGAGAGCGTGCTGGTGCTGCGCCCCAACGGGTCCGGCCACGAGGCCACCCTCTACACCCAGCCGCGCAACTCGAAGGAGTCCGACGAGTTCTTCCGCAGCCGCAACGGCGAGCTGTGGGTGGGTCGCCGGCACACGCTGGCCGAGAAGTCGACCGAGCTGGGTGTCGAGACGGCGCCGCTGACCGAGCTCGGGGCCGCGCTGGCCGACTGCGCGCCGGGGCGTACCCGGGTGCTGCGCGGGCTGGACCCGTCGGTCGACGCCGCCGTCCGCCCGTACGACACCTCGGCCGCGACCGGCGCGAAGCCGGCGGCCGGGCTCGGCCGGGACCGGGAACTGGCCGCGGTGATCAGTGAGCTGAAGCTGGTCAAGGACGAGTGGGAGATCGCCCAGCTACAGGAGGCGATCGACGCGACCGTACGCGGCTTCGAGGACGTCGCCCGGGTGCTGCCGGCCGACCGGCCGGTGGCCGAGCGGCTGCTGGAGGGGATCTTCGCGCTGCGGGCCCGCCACGACGGCAACGACGTCGGTTACAGCTCGATCGTCGGGGCCGGTGAGCACGCCACGATCCTGCACTGGATCCGCAACACCGGCGCGACCCGCCCGGGCGACCTGCTGCTGATGGACATGGGCGTGGAGGGGCGGAACCTCTACACCGCCGACGTCACCCGGGTGGTCCCGGTGTCGGGCACCTTCAGCCCGCTGCAACGCCAGGTCTACGACATCGTGTACGCCTCCCAGCAGGCCGGGATCGAGTTCATCCGCCCCGGGGTGAGCTTCAAGGACGTGCACCGTACGTGCATGCAGGTGCTCGCCGAGGGGCTCTCCGAGCTGGGGTTGCTGCCGGTCAGCGTGGACGAGGCGATGGACGATTCCTCGACGATCTACCGCCGGTGGTCACTGCACGGCTTCGGGCACATGCTCGGCATCGACGTGCACGACTGCGCGAACGCCCGCAAGGAGCACTACCGTGGCGGCACCCTCGACGAGGGCTACGTGCTCACCGTCGAGCCCGGCCTCTACTTCCAGCCCGAGGACGAACTGGTCCCGGCGGAGCTGCGCGGTGTCGGCATCCGGATCGAGGACGACGTACTCGTGACGCCCGCCGGCGCGGTCAACCTCTCGGCCGGCCTGCCCCGGCAGGCCGACGAGGTGGAGACCTGGTTGGCGGCCCAGCGTGAGGCGGGGCACCGGCTCCCGGGCTGA
- a CDS encoding S8 family serine peptidase — MTTLAIAATAAPASAAAGSHAPTAAGTGAASAVGATRTPGATDRTPRTVTLITGDRVTVGAAAGDLTAVTVRGPGGRASGARITTVGTDTYVYPDAAVPYVAAGLLDEDLFNVTRLLADGYDDAHTDRLPLIVSYTDAAARSRTQAVPAGAERVRGLESIQGAALTARRDRAAEFWAGLTGTGPATTRAKAERPGLAAGISKVWLDGKVRAALADTTAQIGAPAVWSGGNTGVGVPVAVLDTGVDLGHPDLVGRVAESASFVPGEEVTDRNGHGTHVASTIAGSGAASGGAERGVAPGAELHVGKVLDDTGGGQDSWIIAGMEWAARDQHAKVISMSLGGAPTDGTDPLSQAVDRLSAETGALFTIAAGNSGPDMQMVGAPGAADAALTVGAVDSLDRLAVFSSRGPRRGDNGLKPELTAPGVDVLAARSQYAAEGEGYYQTMSGTSMATPHVAGAAALLAAAHPDWTGSQLKDALVSTTKITQRYDAYFAGSGRLDVSAAVAGTVFASGTVFTDLDWPYAPGQRVDQEVTYTNTGDAPVTLDLRVNAPTAPAGLFTLPAGQVTVPARGTSTVVVAVDLDLLADDKYSSGMVVATGPSGAPSVHTVVGINKEGERVDLTLKTRGPDGKALAGTVMIKDIVRDVVPRLYPVDASGTLEVSLPPSTYSAWMYADVPGAGGPYSLGRAVLAEPEIELSRDSTVTLDGRRLHRVEAIAPQVTATAQVRLDYFRSYPGRYPLADNYVVGHEYDSVWAASTGAKVSKGTFTFRARWSLVQPPLAVTANGQTFDDLLIQSGSVAFPDGRQRLDAVFAGQGAPADYDRLDVRGKVAVVRANDAVGALDQADAAAAAGAKLLLLVNNGVGRLDAWYEVADPRTPLPVASLGRDRGEELVARLGSGRTALTVEAHHAPEYVYDLVRRYNGAIPADLSYRPTRPELARVDVAFRHHRSGEGVGLRFDVSPDQPHSALSGAALPIPTQGVRTDWVTADQHNRWMELAVMPELTQTSSVVSYAGGERTDVTWFAPVARPRVLATGLTSPPVRSGEEVVVFDLPPWGDSDPHHQGMPSVAGFTQTTRLYQGDQLLAESPGGILSAPVGPDPVTLRLVTETAQDGAVLPYSTRTRTEWGFTSAPAAEGGTATLPLIQVDYQVTTDASGRAGRRAELTVAPVRLGAVAGSAGIRGVTVELSYDDGVTWQATSLSRTTDGWRTSLRAPASATFASVRTTARDGQGNTVSQTVVRAFGIR; from the coding sequence GTGACCACGCTCGCGATCGCGGCAACCGCCGCCCCGGCCTCCGCCGCCGCCGGCAGTCACGCGCCAACCGCCGCCGGCACCGGGGCGGCGAGCGCCGTCGGGGCGACCCGTACCCCGGGAGCCACCGACCGGACCCCGCGCACGGTCACCCTGATCACCGGGGACCGGGTCACCGTCGGCGCCGCCGCCGGCGATCTCACCGCGGTTACCGTACGAGGGCCCGGAGGCCGGGCGAGCGGGGCGCGGATCACCACCGTCGGCACCGACACCTACGTCTACCCGGACGCGGCGGTGCCGTACGTCGCCGCCGGTCTGCTGGACGAGGACCTGTTCAACGTGACCCGGCTGCTCGCCGACGGCTACGACGACGCGCACACCGACCGGTTGCCGCTGATCGTGAGCTACACCGACGCGGCGGCGCGGAGCCGTACCCAGGCCGTACCGGCGGGCGCGGAGCGGGTGCGGGGCCTGGAGAGCATCCAGGGGGCGGCGCTGACTGCGCGGCGGGACCGGGCGGCGGAGTTCTGGGCCGGGCTGACCGGCACCGGACCGGCGACCACCCGGGCGAAGGCGGAACGACCCGGCCTCGCCGCCGGCATCAGCAAGGTCTGGCTGGACGGCAAGGTCCGGGCGGCGCTCGCGGACACGACCGCGCAGATCGGCGCCCCAGCGGTCTGGTCCGGTGGCAACACCGGTGTCGGCGTGCCGGTGGCGGTGCTGGACACCGGCGTCGACCTCGGCCACCCGGACCTGGTGGGACGGGTCGCCGAGTCGGCGAGTTTCGTCCCCGGCGAGGAGGTCACCGACCGGAACGGCCACGGTACGCACGTCGCCTCGACCATCGCGGGCAGCGGCGCCGCCTCCGGTGGCGCCGAACGCGGCGTCGCGCCCGGCGCGGAACTGCACGTCGGCAAGGTGCTCGACGACACCGGCGGCGGCCAGGACTCCTGGATCATCGCCGGGATGGAGTGGGCGGCCCGGGACCAGCACGCCAAGGTGATCAGCATGAGCCTGGGCGGTGCCCCGACCGACGGTACCGACCCGCTGAGCCAGGCGGTCGACCGGCTGAGCGCGGAGACCGGTGCGCTGTTCACCATCGCCGCCGGCAACTCGGGGCCGGACATGCAGATGGTGGGCGCGCCCGGTGCCGCCGACGCGGCGCTGACCGTCGGCGCGGTCGACAGCCTCGACCGGCTCGCGGTCTTCTCCAGCCGTGGCCCCCGCCGGGGTGACAACGGACTCAAGCCGGAGCTGACCGCCCCCGGAGTGGACGTGCTGGCGGCCCGCTCGCAGTACGCGGCCGAGGGGGAGGGGTACTACCAGACGATGAGCGGCACCTCGATGGCCACGCCGCACGTGGCCGGGGCCGCCGCGCTGCTCGCCGCCGCCCACCCGGACTGGACCGGCTCGCAGCTCAAGGACGCGCTGGTCAGTACCACCAAGATCACCCAGCGGTACGACGCGTACTTTGCCGGCAGCGGTCGGCTCGACGTCTCCGCCGCCGTCGCCGGCACGGTCTTCGCCAGCGGGACCGTCTTCACCGACCTGGACTGGCCGTACGCACCCGGGCAGCGGGTCGACCAGGAGGTCACGTACACCAACACCGGCGACGCCCCGGTCACGCTCGACCTGCGGGTCAACGCGCCGACCGCACCGGCCGGGCTCTTCACCCTGCCGGCCGGCCAGGTCACCGTACCGGCGCGCGGAACCAGCACGGTGGTGGTCGCGGTCGACCTCGACCTGCTCGCCGACGACAAGTACTCCAGCGGCATGGTGGTCGCCACCGGTCCCTCCGGGGCACCGAGCGTGCACACCGTGGTCGGAATCAACAAGGAGGGCGAGCGGGTCGACCTGACCCTCAAGACCCGGGGACCGGACGGCAAGGCACTGGCCGGCACCGTGATGATCAAGGACATCGTCCGGGACGTGGTGCCCCGGCTCTACCCGGTCGACGCCTCGGGCACCCTCGAGGTCAGCCTGCCGCCGAGCACCTACAGCGCCTGGATGTACGCCGACGTACCGGGCGCAGGCGGGCCGTACTCGCTCGGTCGGGCGGTGCTGGCCGAGCCGGAGATCGAACTCAGCCGGGACAGCACCGTCACCCTGGACGGGCGCCGACTGCACCGGGTGGAGGCGATCGCGCCGCAGGTGACCGCCACCGCCCAGGTGCGGCTCGACTACTTCCGGTCCTACCCCGGCCGGTACCCGCTCGCCGACAACTACGTCGTCGGCCACGAGTACGACAGCGTCTGGGCGGCCTCCACCGGAGCAAAGGTCAGCAAGGGTACGTTCACGTTCCGCGCCCGGTGGAGCCTGGTCCAGCCACCACTGGCGGTCACCGCGAACGGTCAGACCTTCGACGACCTGCTGATCCAGAGCGGTTCCGTGGCGTTCCCCGACGGGCGGCAGCGCCTCGACGCGGTCTTCGCCGGTCAGGGCGCCCCCGCCGACTACGACCGGCTGGACGTGCGCGGCAAGGTGGCAGTCGTCCGGGCGAACGACGCCGTGGGGGCGCTCGACCAGGCCGATGCCGCCGCGGCGGCGGGCGCGAAGCTGTTGCTGCTGGTCAACAACGGAGTCGGTCGGTTGGACGCCTGGTACGAGGTGGCCGACCCGCGTACCCCGCTGCCGGTCGCCTCGCTCGGCCGGGACCGGGGCGAGGAACTCGTGGCGCGGCTCGGTTCGGGGCGTACCGCGCTCACGGTCGAGGCGCACCACGCGCCCGAGTACGTCTACGACCTGGTGCGGCGCTACAACGGGGCGATTCCGGCGGACCTGAGCTACCGGCCCACGCGGCCCGAGTTGGCCCGGGTCGACGTCGCCTTCCGCCACCACCGGTCGGGCGAGGGCGTCGGGCTCCGGTTCGACGTCTCACCGGACCAGCCCCACTCCGCGCTCTCCGGCGCGGCGCTGCCGATCCCCACCCAGGGCGTACGCACCGACTGGGTCACCGCCGACCAGCACAACCGGTGGATGGAGCTGGCCGTCATGCCGGAGCTCACGCAGACCTCGTCGGTGGTCTCGTACGCCGGCGGGGAACGCACCGACGTGACCTGGTTCGCGCCGGTGGCACGTCCACGCGTCCTCGCCACCGGCCTCACCTCGCCACCGGTCCGCTCCGGCGAGGAGGTGGTCGTCTTCGACCTGCCGCCGTGGGGCGACTCCGATCCCCACCACCAGGGCATGCCGAGCGTTGCGGGATTCACCCAGACGACCCGCCTCTACCAGGGGGACCAACTCCTCGCCGAGTCACCGGGCGGAATCCTCTCCGCCCCCGTCGGCCCCGACCCGGTGACGCTGCGGCTGGTCACCGAGACGGCCCAGGATGGTGCGGTGCTGCCGTACTCGACCCGGACCCGGACCGAATGGGGCTTCACCTCCGCCCCGGCGGCGGAGGGCGGGACGGCCACGTTGCCGCTGATCCAGGTCGACTACCAGGTGACGACCGACGCCTCCGGGCGGGCCGGTCGGCGGGCGGAACTCACGGTCGCGCCGGTCCGACTCGGGGCCGTCGCCGGGTCGGCCGGCATTCGCGGGGTGACGGTGGAGCTGTCGTACGACGACGGGGTGACCTGGCAGGCGACCAGCCTGAGCCGGACCACGGACGGCTGGCGCACGAGCCTGCGCGCACCGGCGTCGGCGACCTTCGCCTCGGTGCGCACCACCGCCCGTGACGGTCAGGGCAACACGGTCAGCCAGACCGTGGTGCGCGCGTTCGGGATCAGATAG
- a CDS encoding dihydrofolate reductase family protein, whose amino-acid sequence MRALIYTAFVSLDGVVDSPGGGTPFEAHRSGGWTYKDIEFRPEAYELKGRETEEATALMFGRTSYEAFSPLWPDIADFAALKELPKYVVSTTLGEDALVDNWGDITILRSMEDVEKVKQTDGGPIVIHGSATLARNLSDAGLIDRYHLLVFPVLLGAGKRMFSDTDKDKQMLKVVESETYANGITKLVYDVVH is encoded by the coding sequence ATGCGCGCGCTGATCTACACCGCCTTCGTCTCGCTGGACGGCGTCGTCGACTCTCCCGGCGGCGGCACTCCGTTCGAGGCCCACCGCAGCGGCGGCTGGACCTACAAGGACATCGAGTTCCGACCCGAGGCGTACGAGCTCAAGGGCCGGGAGACCGAGGAGGCCACCGCGCTGATGTTCGGCCGGACCAGCTACGAGGCCTTCTCGCCGTTGTGGCCGGACATCGCGGACTTCGCCGCACTGAAAGAACTGCCGAAGTACGTCGTCTCGACCACCCTCGGCGAGGACGCCCTCGTCGACAACTGGGGTGACATCACGATCCTGCGCTCCATGGAGGACGTCGAGAAGGTCAAGCAGACCGACGGCGGTCCGATCGTCATCCACGGCAGCGCCACCCTCGCCCGCAACCTCTCCGATGCCGGCCTGATCGACCGCTACCACCTGCTGGTCTTCCCGGTGCTGCTCGGGGCCGGCAAGCGGATGTTCAGCGACACCGACAAGGACAAGCAGATGCTGAAGGTGGTCGAGTCGGAGACGTACGCCAACGGCATCACCAAGCTCGTCTACGACGTCGTCCACTGA
- a CDS encoding C39 family peptidase, translated as MTAAGLAFVGGAIVGPLGATAQAAPAANPAPAMTTVAHVTSDKGHGDMDKGQDKDQGQDRGKGHAPSAKELKADYQAQPNFYWCGPASTRIALSADGHNLSQDEVAKKLGTTVEGTPSAEDTTRVLNDVVGGNVYKTTAIPDSKAKPEQMDKLQADVKHAIDDNRAVVANIIGTGTDTDGVSHSYEGGHYLAVIGYRDDGRAVKISDPANPNDPSYWMSTIDMANWIATRGYSA; from the coding sequence ATGACCGCCGCTGGTCTCGCGTTCGTCGGCGGTGCCATCGTCGGACCGCTCGGCGCCACCGCGCAGGCCGCCCCGGCGGCCAACCCGGCCCCGGCCATGACGACCGTCGCCCACGTCACCTCCGACAAGGGTCACGGCGACATGGACAAGGGCCAGGACAAGGACCAGGGCCAGGACCGCGGCAAGGGTCACGCCCCGTCGGCCAAGGAACTGAAGGCTGACTACCAGGCGCAGCCGAACTTCTACTGGTGTGGCCCGGCCTCGACCCGGATCGCGCTGAGCGCGGACGGGCACAACCTGAGCCAGGACGAGGTCGCGAAGAAGCTGGGCACCACGGTCGAGGGCACGCCGTCGGCCGAGGACACCACCCGGGTGCTGAACGACGTCGTGGGCGGCAACGTCTACAAGACGACGGCCATCCCGGACAGCAAGGCCAAGCCGGAGCAGATGGACAAGCTCCAGGCTGACGTGAAGCACGCGATCGACGACAACCGTGCCGTGGTCGCCAACATCATCGGCACCGGTACCGACACCGACGGGGTCTCGCACTCCTACGAGGGCGGCCACTACCTGGCCGTGATCGGTTACCGCGATGACGGTCGGGCAGTGAAGATCTCCGACCCGGCCAACCCGAACGACCCGTCGTACTGGATGAGCACCATCGACATGGCCAACTGGATCGCCACCCGCGGTTACTCGGCCTGA